The Pirellulales bacterium genome includes a window with the following:
- a CDS encoding DUF1559 domain-containing protein produces the protein MFAATGLVVAVGAAGGLWIASRGRPEKPTASAPAVEVSAPVVNADPKTVPADAAVPPGDRPTLDPRWIPGKARVIASMDPNRLATEGSLGSWLARLGPLWPDVWRPLAEQFDWQPTAIRRVTHVQWQAGGSPSDGVTLVEFLEPVAAESFAGTQEVADLRHAGRPARRAAEGGWSNAWIIVDEHRAISGPDTVLRELTARQGPLPEPSKLIDLAQRGGQFAAAVAVDLGAWRASGERIALPELAWLTTAVPPWEALAEAATAGAIWITPGEAFQVEVRLVAGTESATLDLENTWQQALAASRAFADGESQGLDGRLQRGELTPDAADHREFICKALVAAFQSATSGHERDEFWARCSPGTTTEKFFAALLAGVPSFESDLRAGQRLAALGHVRGAAAGLLAHQRATGQWPIGAGGAVQLRPESRLSWIASLLPYYGHRELHKQLNFFHSWNDPVNRAAASEPLAEFVNPLLGATKTEAGFPITHYVGVAGLGADAGELPPTDPRAGVFSFRRQLRPEEIVDGATNTIALLGVRERLGAWAAGGDATVRALTQRPYVNGPDGFGSGQEDGMYAAMLDGAVRFVSKDVDPQVLEQMATINGGGRPTAAELALLPLVDEHGVVATAPRAEPPVAAPTAETAAHDQPQPPSEPATATPAPSPPALSDAEIAARLGVELPAIAAESTPLAALVDVIADLTAVPISIDVDALAAEGISVSDTVKVQLNGATAGEALRAAIEALGLVELIQSGQVVITTATQMGQDLSERSYDLAALAGDLAPESTARAIQLVERFIAPATWQAAGGSGTLRAAKNKLVVRQTQNVHQELAALVARLGKLRSRSGGDPRELTCRALLAAAPLATPLTVSHPQPVALSRLLADLQAASGVNLVIDHRALEALGLTESAEVTLRADQLPLSEALAVALGPLDLAYRAIDAQTLQITSRAALAASLETEVYAVPPNLRQKYPGATMEEALRRDVAPLAWQGNGGTGDLAFDPGSNALLVLNNQDIQVQVVRWLIDQATAPGSNR, from the coding sequence ATGTTCGCCGCCACTGGCCTGGTCGTCGCGGTCGGCGCGGCCGGAGGTCTGTGGATCGCATCGCGCGGCCGCCCCGAGAAACCCACGGCTAGCGCGCCGGCCGTCGAGGTTTCAGCTCCGGTCGTGAATGCCGATCCTAAGACAGTGCCTGCAGATGCAGCGGTGCCGCCGGGCGACCGCCCGACGCTCGATCCGCGTTGGATTCCCGGCAAGGCACGGGTTATCGCTTCCATGGATCCCAACCGGCTGGCGACCGAGGGCTCGTTGGGCTCGTGGCTCGCACGTTTGGGTCCGCTGTGGCCCGACGTCTGGCGACCGCTCGCTGAGCAATTCGATTGGCAACCGACCGCGATCCGTCGCGTCACGCACGTGCAATGGCAGGCCGGGGGCTCGCCCAGCGATGGCGTGACGCTGGTCGAGTTTTTGGAACCGGTGGCTGCCGAGTCGTTTGCCGGTACCCAAGAGGTTGCCGATCTTCGTCACGCGGGCCGGCCCGCGCGCCGCGCGGCCGAGGGCGGCTGGAGCAACGCATGGATCATCGTTGACGAGCATCGCGCGATCAGCGGCCCGGACACGGTGTTGCGCGAATTGACCGCGCGGCAAGGGCCGTTGCCCGAGCCTTCGAAGCTGATCGACCTCGCGCAGCGCGGTGGGCAGTTTGCCGCCGCGGTGGCCGTCGACCTAGGCGCCTGGCGGGCGTCGGGAGAGCGAATCGCGCTACCCGAGCTTGCATGGCTGACGACAGCGGTGCCCCCATGGGAGGCGCTAGCCGAGGCCGCAACCGCGGGGGCCATCTGGATTACGCCCGGCGAAGCGTTCCAGGTTGAAGTGCGGCTCGTGGCGGGTACCGAGTCGGCCACACTCGATCTGGAAAACACCTGGCAACAGGCCCTCGCTGCTTCGCGTGCCTTTGCCGACGGCGAGTCGCAGGGCCTCGACGGGCGCCTGCAGCGCGGCGAATTGACGCCCGACGCGGCCGACCACCGAGAATTCATTTGCAAAGCCCTGGTCGCCGCCTTCCAGTCCGCCACGTCGGGTCACGAGCGCGACGAGTTTTGGGCGCGCTGCAGTCCGGGCACGACCACCGAGAAGTTCTTCGCTGCCTTGTTGGCGGGCGTGCCCAGCTTCGAGTCCGACCTGCGGGCCGGCCAGCGGCTCGCTGCGCTTGGTCATGTGCGCGGCGCGGCTGCCGGGTTGCTGGCCCACCAGCGCGCTACTGGGCAATGGCCCATCGGAGCAGGGGGGGCTGTGCAATTGCGTCCCGAAAGCCGTTTGAGCTGGATCGCGAGCTTGTTGCCCTACTACGGTCATCGCGAGTTGCACAAGCAGCTCAACTTTTTCCATTCGTGGAACGATCCGGTCAACCGCGCGGCGGCCAGCGAGCCGCTCGCCGAGTTCGTCAATCCGCTGCTCGGCGCGACCAAGACCGAGGCCGGGTTTCCCATCACGCATTATGTCGGCGTCGCCGGGCTCGGGGCCGATGCCGGCGAGCTGCCGCCCACCGATCCTCGCGCCGGGGTCTTTAGCTTCCGTCGGCAGCTACGGCCGGAAGAGATCGTCGACGGCGCGACGAACACGATTGCGCTGTTGGGAGTGCGCGAACGCCTGGGCGCCTGGGCCGCCGGTGGCGATGCCACGGTCCGGGCGCTGACCCAACGTCCGTACGTCAATGGCCCCGACGGTTTTGGCAGCGGGCAGGAAGACGGAATGTACGCTGCGATGCTCGACGGGGCTGTCCGCTTCGTTAGCAAGGATGTCGACCCCCAGGTGCTCGAGCAAATGGCCACGATCAACGGCGGCGGGCGTCCGACCGCTGCCGAGCTCGCCCTGCTGCCGCTCGTCGACGAGCACGGGGTCGTCGCGACGGCACCGCGCGCGGAGCCCCCCGTCGCCGCACCAACCGCGGAAACCGCGGCCCACGACCAGCCTCAGCCACCGAGCGAACCCGCCACGGCGACACCTGCTCCGTCGCCGCCGGCGCTGAGCGATGCCGAGATCGCTGCGCGGCTGGGCGTCGAGCTGCCGGCGATTGCTGCGGAGTCGACTCCGTTGGCGGCGCTCGTCGACGTGATCGCCGACCTGACGGCGGTACCGATTTCGATCGACGTCGATGCCCTGGCGGCCGAGGGCATCAGTGTCTCCGACACGGTCAAGGTCCAACTCAACGGCGCCACGGCGGGCGAAGCCTTGCGGGCAGCGATCGAGGCCCTGGGCCTGGTCGAGCTCATCCAGTCGGGCCAGGTGGTGATCACGACCGCGACGCAGATGGGGCAAGATTTGAGCGAGCGCAGCTACGATCTGGCCGCGCTCGCCGGCGACCTCGCACCCGAGTCCACCGCGCGCGCCATCCAGCTCGTCGAACGCTTCATTGCACCGGCGACCTGGCAGGCGGCCGGCGGTTCCGGCACGCTGCGCGCCGCTAAGAACAAGTTGGTCGTGCGCCAAACGCAAAATGTGCATCAGGAATTGGCCGCGCTGGTCGCGCGTCTCGGCAAGCTGCGGAGCCGTTCCGGAGGCGATCCGCGAGAATTAACCTGCCGGGCGTTGCTGGCCGCGGCGCCGCTCGCCACGCCGCTGACTGTGAGCCACCCCCAGCCGGTCGCGCTGTCGCGTTTGCTGGCCGACCTGCAGGCGGCGTCGGGCGTCAACCTGGTGATCGACCACCGGGCCCTCGAAGCGCTCGGGCTGACCGAATCTGCCGAAGTGACGCTCCGAGCCGACCAGTTGCCCTTGAGCGAAGCACTGGCCGTGGCCTTGGGGCCACTCGACCTGGCGTACCGGGCCATCGATGCGCAAACGCTCCAGATCACCAGCCGAGCGGCGTTGGCCGCCAGCTTGGAGACCGAGGTATATGCCGTGCCGCCGAACCTGCGGCAAAAGTATCCCGGGGCGACGATGGAAGAGGCCCTTCGCCGCGACGTGGCCCCGCTGGCCTGGCAAGGCAACGGCGGAACCGGCGACCTGGCCTTTGACCCGGGCAGCAACGCCTTGCTCGTGCTGAACAACCAGGACATCCAGGTGCAGGTAGTGCGTTGGCTGATCGACCAGGCAACCGCGCCCGGATCGAACCGGTGA
- the aroF gene encoding 3-deoxy-7-phosphoheptulonate synthase, with amino-acid sequence MIVVMRPEHTTAELEAMVKRIESLGLKANVIVGKERTVIAAVGDERDGYREALEAGAGVAEVMPILAPYKMASRELKAERTVIRSRNFEIGGKRIGVIAGPCSVENESQILESAQAVKAGGATALRGGAFKPRTSPYSFQGLKEEGLKLLAAARDATGLAIVTEILATEDVELVCRYADVLQIGARNMQNYRLLEAVGKQPLPVLLKRGPSATLEELLLAAEYILDAGNPNVMLCERGIRTFESHTRFTLPLATVVWLHGKTHLPVVVDPSHGTGHTWLVPQMACASVAAGADGLILEVHPNPANALSDGYQSLNVQQFNETMALCRKVAKALDREM; translated from the coding sequence GTGATTGTCGTGATGCGTCCCGAACACACCACCGCGGAGTTGGAAGCCATGGTCAAGCGCATTGAGTCGCTGGGACTCAAGGCCAACGTCATCGTTGGCAAAGAGCGCACAGTGATTGCCGCCGTCGGCGACGAGCGCGACGGCTATCGCGAGGCGCTCGAGGCGGGGGCGGGCGTGGCCGAGGTGATGCCGATCCTCGCGCCGTACAAGATGGCCAGCCGCGAGCTGAAGGCCGAACGCACGGTGATCCGCAGCCGCAATTTCGAGATCGGCGGCAAGCGCATCGGCGTGATCGCCGGCCCGTGCTCGGTGGAAAACGAGTCGCAAATCCTCGAATCGGCCCAGGCCGTCAAGGCCGGCGGCGCGACGGCTCTGCGCGGCGGAGCCTTCAAGCCGCGAACGAGCCCCTACAGCTTCCAGGGCCTGAAGGAAGAGGGCCTGAAGCTGCTGGCCGCGGCCCGCGACGCGACCGGGCTGGCGATCGTGACGGAAATCCTCGCCACGGAAGACGTCGAACTCGTGTGCCGCTATGCCGACGTGTTGCAGATCGGTGCCCGAAACATGCAGAACTACCGCCTGCTCGAGGCCGTCGGCAAGCAGCCGTTGCCGGTGCTGCTGAAGCGCGGTCCCAGCGCCACGCTCGAAGAGCTGTTGCTGGCGGCCGAATACATCCTCGACGCCGGCAACCCGAACGTGATGCTCTGCGAGCGCGGCATTCGCACGTTCGAAAGCCACACGCGGTTCACGTTGCCGCTGGCGACGGTCGTCTGGCTGCACGGCAAGACGCACCTGCCGGTAGTCGTCGATCCGAGCCACGGCACGGGCCACACCTGGCTCGTGCCGCAGATGGCCTGCGCCAGCGTGGCCGCCGGGGCCGACGGGCTGATCCTCGAAGTCCATCCCAACCCGGCCAACGCTCTCAGCGACGGCTACCAATCGCTCAACGTCCAACAGTTCAACGAGAC